The Vitis riparia cultivar Riparia Gloire de Montpellier isolate 1030 chromosome 3, EGFV_Vit.rip_1.0, whole genome shotgun sequence genome includes a region encoding these proteins:
- the LOC117911868 gene encoding exopolygalacturonase-like → MGTDIIGIKLLYVLSFFFCVNGRGLGLASSGANGVQMLERSPAELKGANTHLFNVRSFGAQADGHTDDRRAFTAAWKEACASTGKVKLLIPKGTYMIGPITFAGPCNSVSSLTVVMKGYLKATTDLAEYGFSAGWIEFGWMKGLTLTGGGTFDGQGVEAWPYNKCPINANCKLLPTNLKFIAMNKTVVRGITSVNSKFFHIALVECNNFKGSQIKISAPENSPNTDGIHIERSSGVYFSRSLIATGDDCISVGQGNSQVTITSITCGPGHGISVGSLGKYPNEEDVSGLVVKDCTMTGTTNGIRIKTWANSPDSSEATNMTFENIVMNNVTNPIIIDQAYCPFMSCASKAPSRVKLSDIYFKNIRGTSLSAVAVTLKCSRGTPCQNIYLQDVHLDLSSGEKRATSSCRNVRVKYSGTQIPPPCA, encoded by the exons ATGGGCACTGACATAATTGGTATCAAACTGCTCTATGTGCTTTCCTTCTTCTTTTGCGTTAATGGCAGAGGATTAGGACTAGCAAGTTCAGGTGCAAATGGTGTTCAAATGCTAGAAAGAAGCCCTGCAGAACTCAAGGGGGCCAACACTCACCTGTTTAATGTCAGGAGCTTTGGTGCTCAAGCAGATGGTCACACTGATGATAGAAGA GCCTTCACAGCAGCATGGAAGGAGGCCTGCGCCTCAACAGGTAAAGTAAAACTTCTGATACCGAAAGGGACCTATATGATTGGTCCCATTACATTTGCAGGTCCTTGCAACAGCGTATCATCTCTAACTGTTGTGATGAAG GGTTATTTGAAGGCTACAACAGACTTGGCTGAATATGGATTCAGTGCGGGTTGGATTGAATTTGGATGGATGAAGGGTCTGACCTTGACCGGTGGAGGGACCTTTGATGGCCAAGGTGTTGAGGCCTGGCCATATAATAAGTGCCCCATCAATGCCAACTGCAAACTTCTTCCCACT AATTTGAAGTTTATTGCAATGAACAAGACGGTTGTTCGAGGCATAACTTCAGTGAATAGCAAGTTCTTTCACATAGCTCTCGTAGAATGCAATAATTTCAAAGGTAGCCAAATCAAGATTTCTGCCCCAGAAAACAGTCCCAACACTGATGGCATCCACATTGAGCGAAGCTCTGGCGTTTATTTTTCTCGATCCCTTATTGCTACTGGCGACGACTGCATCTCTGTTGGACAAGGAAATTCTCAAGTCACTATCACAAGCATCACTTGTGGACCTGGCCATGGCATCAG TGTTGGAAGCTTGGGAAAATATCCTAATGAAGAAGATGTAAGTGGGCTTGTGGTTAAAGATTGCACCATGACAGGGACTACAAACGGCATCAGGATCAAGACATGGGCTAACTCTCCAGATAGCAGTGAAGCAACCAACATGACATTCGAGAACATCGTCATGAACAATGTGACCAACCCCATTATAATTGATCAAGCATATTGCCCATTCATGTCTTGTGCTTCCAAG GCACCATCTAGAGTGAAGCTGAGTGACATATACTTCAAGAACATAAGAGGGACCTCATTATCTGCAGTGGCGGTGACATTGAAGTGTAGCAGAGGGACCCCATGCCAGAACATTTACCTCCAAGATGTTCACCTAGACCTCTCATCAGGGGAGAAGCGTGCCACTTCCTCTTGTAGAAACGTTAGAGTCAAATACAGTGGCACCCAAATTCCTCCCCCTTGTGCTTAA
- the LOC117911866 gene encoding pentatricopeptide repeat-containing protein At2g03880, mitochondrial has protein sequence MKAISKLKGMKPPLRYVADPSPLVNEFANFCHQWDLHRAMRAMDAMERHGGFADAITYSELIKCCSARGTVQEGKRVHEHIFCKGYEPKMFVVNTLLNMYVKFNLLEEAEDLFDEMPERNVVSWTTMISAYSNKLNDKALKCLILMFREGVRPNMFTYSSVLRACDGLPNLRQLHCGIIKTGLESDVFVRSALIDVYSKWSDLDNALGVFDEMPTRDLVVWNSIIGGFAQNSDGNEALNLFKRMKRAGFLADQATLTSVLRACTGLALLELGRQVHVHVLKFDQDLILNNALIDMYCKCGSLDDANSAFSRMVKKDVISWSTMVAGLAQNGYSRQALELFESMKESGSRPNYITVLGVLFACSHAGLVEKGWYYFRSMKKLFGVDPGREHYGCLIDLLGRAGRLDEAVKLIHEMECEPDSVTWRTLLGACRVHRNVDLAIYAAKKIIELEPEDAGTYILLSNIYANTQRWEDVAEVRKTMTNRGIRKTPGCSWIEVDKQIHVFILGDTSHPKIEEIVWRLNDLIERVMGVGYVPDTNFVLQDLEGEQKEDSLRYHSEKLAIMFGLMNLSREKTVRIRKNLRICGDCHVFAKVVSRMEHRSIVIRDPIRYHHFQDGVCSCGDYW, from the coding sequence ATGAAAGCCATTTCAAAGCTGAAAGGCATGAAACCGCCGTTGCGTTACGTGGCTGATCCATCCCCTCTGGTTAACGAGTTCGCCAACTTCTGCCATCAATGGGACCTTCACAGAGCAATGAGAGCCATGGATGCTATGGAAAGACATGGAGGATTTGCTGATGCTATCACGTATTCCGAGCTCATCAAGTGCTGCTCTGCTCGTGGCACTGTCCAAGAAGGAAAGCGAGTTCACGAGCACATTTTCTGTAAAGGGTATGAGCCCAAAATGTTTGTAGTCAATACCTTACTCAACATGTACGTGAAATTTAACCTCTTGGAAGAGGCCGAGGATCTGTTCGACGAAATGCCTGAAAGAAATGTTGTTTCTTGGACTACTATGATATCTGCCTACTCTAATAAACTCAATGACAAGGCCTTGAAGTGCTTGATTCTAATGTTTAGAGAAGGTGTGAGACCAAATATGTTTACTTACTCTTCAGTTTTGAGAGCATGTGATGGGCTGCCCAACCTTAGGCAGCTCCATTGTGGGATAATCAAGACTGGGTTGGAGTCTGATGTCTTTGTTCGGAGTGCTTTGATTGACGTTTACTCAAAATGGAGTGATTTGGATAATGCATTAGGTGTTTTTGATGAAATGCCCACTAGGGATTTGGTTGTTTGGAACTCAATCATTGGAGGGTTCGCTCAGAACAGTGATGGTAATGAGGCTTTGAATCTTTTCAAGAGGATGAAGAGAGCTGGTTTTCTAGCTGATCAAGCTACTTTGACGAGTGTTTTGAGGGCATGTACTGGTTTAGCTCTGTTAGAATTGGGGAGACAGGTCCATGTTCATGTACTCAAGTTTGATCAAGACCTAATACTCAACAATGCACTCATCGATATGTACTGCAAGTGTGGCAGCTTGGACGATGCAAACTCTGCGTTTTCTCGTATGGTCAAGAAAGATGTGATATCTTGGAGCACAATGGTTGCAGGTTTGGCCCAGAATGGTTACAGTCGACAGGCACTGGAGTTGTTTGAGTCGATGAAAGAGTCAGGGTCTAGACCGAATTATATCACAGTTCTTGGGGTTCTGTTTGCCTGCAGTCATGCTGGGCTGGTAGAGAAGGGATGGTACTATTTTCGATCAATGAAGAAGCTTTTCGGGGTGGATCCTGGAAGAGAACACTATGGTTGCCTGATTGATCTCCTTGGGAGAGCTGGGAGGCTTGATGAAGCAGTTAAGTTAATCCATGAAATGGAATGTGAACCAGATTCAGTAACATGGAGGACTTTGCTGGGTGCCTGCAGGGTTCATAGGAATGTGGATCTAGCTATCTATGCAGCCAAGAAGATCATAGAATTGGAGCCTGAAGATGCAGGAACCTACATACTGTTATCTAATATATACGCGAATACTCAGAGGTGGGAAGATGTGGCAGAAGTGAGGAAGACCATGACTAACAGAGGAATCAGGAAAACCCCAGGTTGTAGCTGGATTGAAGTGGATAAACAGATTCATGTGTTTATTTTAGGAGATACATCACACCCAAAAATAGAAGAGATTGTCTGGCGTTTGAATGATTTGATAGAGAGAGTAATGGGAGTAGGCTATGTTCCAGACACAAATTTTGTGTTGCAGGACCTTGAGGGGGAGCAGAAGGAAGATTCTCTGCGATACCATAGTGAGAAACTGGCAATCATGTTCGGTCTGATGAACTTGTCAAGGGAGAAAACAGTTAGAATCAGGAAAAATCTAAGGATTTGCGGAGACTGTCATGTGTTTG